Proteins co-encoded in one Acidithiobacillus caldus ATCC 51756 genomic window:
- a CDS encoding lysozyme inhibitor LprI family protein, protein MNWTKRWSALGLGLLLLALARGLGAAELPYTSDDYLVCPYGDETGKEHQPGRASRRAICQAEHSVKRGSAADKLVNEAARLAGQTYGGYVMLVRNLPRGSAVQQRVIAEQKAFLEERDRCGQDIRCMVRVEKARLEVLLDLSRQTEVAFPFDAMERMTQGWKTAQGRSLKDRLLQGLAIYPLRSAALDEKTQLQWGFMPHAATVQTLGVLNPQAKEAKRILALVTADGLYRAGRLDASVRTEAENLRIYVPHRADLAVVLPAITSWALADRLGFNIDCAKDAELCRAAQEGSPPFAVEAYDLSCKQKADVPACRLPLPPLRPSLPLDSFWQ, encoded by the coding sequence ATGAATTGGACGAAGAGATGGAGCGCCCTTGGACTGGGGCTGCTGCTTTTGGCGCTGGCACGGGGGCTTGGGGCGGCGGAGCTGCCCTATACCTCCGACGATTATCTGGTCTGTCCGTACGGTGACGAGACGGGCAAGGAGCATCAGCCCGGGCGCGCCTCCCGCAGGGCGATCTGTCAGGCGGAACACAGCGTGAAGCGAGGCTCGGCGGCCGACAAGTTGGTGAACGAAGCAGCTCGTCTGGCCGGCCAAACGTACGGCGGCTACGTCATGCTCGTGCGGAATCTACCGCGGGGTAGCGCTGTGCAGCAGCGGGTGATCGCCGAACAAAAGGCTTTTTTGGAGGAGCGAGACCGCTGCGGCCAGGATATCCGCTGCATGGTGCGGGTGGAGAAAGCGCGGCTAGAGGTGCTCTTGGATTTGAGCAGACAAACCGAGGTCGCCTTTCCCTTTGACGCCATGGAGCGAATGACCCAAGGCTGGAAGACGGCGCAAGGGCGCTCCCTTAAGGACCGTTTGCTGCAGGGCTTGGCCATCTACCCGCTGCGTTCGGCGGCTTTGGACGAGAAGACCCAGCTGCAGTGGGGATTTATGCCCCACGCGGCCACGGTGCAGACGCTGGGGGTGTTGAACCCCCAAGCCAAAGAAGCGAAGCGGATTCTCGCCCTGGTGACGGCGGACGGGCTGTACCGAGCCGGTCGACTCGATGCTTCCGTCCGCACGGAAGCGGAGAATCTGCGGATCTATGTCCCTCACCGGGCCGATCTGGCGGTGGTGCTGCCGGCCATCACCAGCTGGGCCCTGGCTGATCGTCTGGGTTTCAATATCGACTGCGCCAAGGACGCCGAACTCTGCCGCGCCGCCCAAGAGGGAAGTCCGCCTTTTGCCGTGGAGGCCTATGACCTCAGTTGCAAGCAAAAAGCCGATGTGCCCGCCTGCCGTCTGCCCCTTCCGCCGCTGCGGCCGAGTCTGCCCCTCGACAGCTTTTGGCAATGA
- a CDS encoding pesticin C-terminus-like muramidase translates to MSPHPESHTYLTAADLADPNKRMPINPDRGCLGGGACAPGLKYLEDFTREYEGYTLLPYIPGVYLVEKDPDGVHQIPKPIKGLFLDQERKVVDWAVFDRNLHKIKHSGVTIDTGYDLGQHSEYDVRNAARAYIREKGALPAGMNLEDLIGRLRPFFARGPGKALEGRAAMEALVAKPEFALSDQEAEFLRDTHIFRDAPTVAGQYQEKQRNGVGNFYQLPAEVQTTIIDWTWAFGTKDDSDHTRAFWQHVYRGEWAQLRRELESNTLDVGPNRAYQSVDYVRRRRALGALLGKALDRGWPENGGAC, encoded by the coding sequence ATGAGCCCGCACCCGGAAAGCCACACCTACCTCACCGCCGCCGACCTCGCCGATCCCAACAAGCGCATGCCCATCAATCCCGATCGGGGGTGTCTGGGCGGAGGTGCCTGTGCTCCGGGTCTTAAGTACCTCGAAGACTTTACCCGCGAGTATGAGGGTTACACGCTTCTCCCCTACATCCCCGGAGTCTACCTCGTGGAGAAGGATCCAGACGGTGTCCATCAGATACCGAAGCCCATAAAGGGCCTCTTTTTGGACCAGGAGCGAAAAGTGGTCGACTGGGCGGTCTTTGATCGGAATCTGCACAAAATCAAACACAGTGGCGTGACCATCGATACCGGATACGATCTTGGCCAGCACTCCGAATACGATGTCCGAAATGCCGCGCGGGCCTATATCCGGGAGAAAGGCGCTTTGCCGGCAGGCATGAACTTAGAGGATCTCATCGGACGACTGCGACCCTTCTTTGCCCGCGGTCCAGGGAAGGCCCTGGAGGGAAGGGCGGCCATGGAAGCCTTGGTCGCCAAACCCGAGTTCGCTCTTAGTGATCAAGAGGCAGAGTTCCTGCGCGACACCCACATCTTTCGGGACGCGCCCACGGTTGCTGGGCAGTATCAAGAGAAACAACGCAATGGCGTCGGCAACTTTTACCAATTGCCCGCCGAAGTGCAGACGACGATCATCGACTGGACCTGGGCTTTTGGTACCAAGGACGACTCCGACCACACCCGGGCGTTTTGGCAACACGTTTACCGAGGGGAGTGGGCACAATTACGTCGAGAGTTGGAGAGCAACACCCTCGACGTGGGCCCAAATAGGGCTTACCAAAGTGTCGATTACGTGCGCCGCCGTCGAGCCTTGGGTGCGCTGCTGGGGAAAGCTCTGGATCGCGGTTGGCCCGAGAACGGCGGCGCTTGCTGA